A region from the Canis lupus dingo isolate Sandy chromosome 9, ASM325472v2, whole genome shotgun sequence genome encodes:
- the FDXR gene encoding NADPH:adrenodoxin oxidoreductase, mitochondrial isoform X3 has translation MAPRCWRWWPWSAWRRARPPPAGSTPSFRQQFSTQEQPPQICVVGSGPAGFYTAQHLLKHHPRAHVDIYEKQLVPFGLVRFGVAPDHPEVKNVINTFTQTARSGRCAFHGNVVVGRDVAVPELQAAYHAVVLSYGAEDHQALEIPGEELPGVFSARAFVGWYNGLPENRELAPDLSCDTAVILGQGNVALDVARILLTPPEYLEKTDITEAALGVLRQSRVKTVWIVGRRGPLQVAFTIKELREMIQLPGTRPILDPTDFLGLQDRIKEVPRPRKRLTELLLRTATERPGAEEAARQASASRTWGLRFFRSPQQVLPSPDGRRAAGIRLAVTRLEGVGEAARAVPTGDSEDLPCGLVLSSVGYKSRPIDPSVPFDSKRGVIPNMEGRVIDVPGVRPVSFSDWEKLDAEEVSRGKGAGKPREKLLDPQEMLRLLGR, from the exons ATGGCTCCGCGTTGCTGGCGCTGGTGGCCCTGGTCGGCGTGGCGTCGGGCCCGGCCGCCTCCCGCCGGGAGCACCCCGA gcttccgGCAGCAGTTCTCCACGCAGGAGCAGCCCCCCCAGATCTGTGTGGTGGGCAGTGGACCCGCTGGCTTCTATACCGCCCAACACTTGCTAAAG CACCACCCCCGGGCCCATGTGGACATCTACGAGAAGCAGCTTGTGCCTTTCGGCCTGGTGCGCTTTGGCGTGGCGCCTGACCACCCCGAGGTGAAG AATGTCATCAACACCTTCACCCAGACGGCTCGCTCGGGCCGATGTGCCTTCCATGGCAATGTGGTGGTAGGCAGGGACGTGGCCGTGCCGGAGCTGCAAGCAGCCTACCATGCTGTGGTGCTG AGCTATGGGGCAGAGGACCATCAGGCCCTGGAAATTCCCGGTGAGGAACTGCCTGGCGTGTTTTCGGCCCGGGCCTTTGTGGGCTGGTACAACGGGCTTCCTGAGAACCGTGAG CTGGCACCAGACCTGAGCTGCGACACTGCCGTGATCCTGGGGCAAGGGAATGTGGCTCTGGATGTGGCCCGGATCCTGCTGACCCCACCTGAGTATCTGGAG AAAACAGACATCACAGAGGCTGCCCTGGGGGTACTGAGGCAGAGTCGCGTGAAGACGGTGTGGATAGTGGGCCGACGTGGACCCCTGCAAGTGGCCTTCACCATTAAG gaGCTCCGGGAGATGATTCAGTTACCAGGAACCCGGCCCATTTTGGATCCGACGGATTTCTTGGGCCTTCAGGACAGAATCAAGG AGGTCCCCCGGCCGAGGAAGCGGCTAACAGAGCTGCTGCTTCGAACGGCCACAGAGAGGCCAGGGGCCGAGGAGGCTGCCCGCCAGGCGTCGGCCTCCCGCACCTGGGGCCTCCGCTTTTTCCGAAGCCCCCAGCAGGTGCTGCCCTCACCAGATGGGCGACGGGCAGCTGGCATTCGCCTGGCAGTCACCAGACTGGAG GGTGTTGGTGAGGCTGCCCGCGCAGTACCCACTGGAGACTCGGAAGACCTCCCTTGTGGGCTGGTGCTGAGCAGCGTTGGGTATAAGAGCCGTCCCATCGACCCCAGCGTGCCCTTTGACTCCAAACGTGGGGTCATCCCCAATATGGAAGGCCGGGTTATAGATGTGCCAG GGGTCCGGCCTGTGTCTTTCTCGGACTGGGAGAAGCTGGATGCCGAGGAGGTGTCCCGGGGCAAGGGTGCTGGGAAGCCCAGAGAGAAGCTGCTGGATCCCCAGGAGATGCTGCGGCTGCTGGGGCGCTGA
- the FDXR gene encoding NADPH:adrenodoxin oxidoreductase, mitochondrial isoform X1 — MAPRCWRWWPWSAWRRARPPPAGSTPSRSKEGTYLPVGRGRPASAKCGDPSGAGAGLERGERGPGRDPSGALTPTRLAWARGHVGACAVKCFRQQFSTQEQPPQICVVGSGPAGFYTAQHLLKHHPRAHVDIYEKQLVPFGLVRFGVAPDHPEVKNVINTFTQTARSGRCAFHGNVVVGRDVAVPELQAAYHAVVLSYGAEDHQALEIPGEELPGVFSARAFVGWYNGLPENRELAPDLSCDTAVILGQGNVALDVARILLTPPEYLEKTDITEAALGVLRQSRVKTVWIVGRRGPLQVAFTIKELREMIQLPGTRPILDPTDFLGLQDRIKEVPRPRKRLTELLLRTATERPGAEEAARQASASRTWGLRFFRSPQQVLPSPDGRRAAGIRLAVTRLEGVGEAARAVPTGDSEDLPCGLVLSSVGYKSRPIDPSVPFDSKRGVIPNMEGRVIDVPGLYCSGWVKRGPTGVIATTMTDSFLTGQMLLQDLKAGLLPLGPRPGYAAIEALLSSRGVRPVSFSDWEKLDAEEVSRGKGAGKPREKLLDPQEMLRLLGR; from the exons ATGGCTCCGCGTTGCTGGCGCTGGTGGCCCTGGTCGGCGTGGCGTCGGGCCCGGCCGCCTCCCGCCGGGAGCACCCCGAGTAGGAGCAAGGAGGGCACTTACCTACCTGTAGGGCGCGGGAGGCCTGCGAGCGCCAAGTGCGGGGATCCGAGcggagctggggcagggctggagagGGGCGAGAGGGGACCAGGGCGAGACCCGAGCGGTGCACTCACGCCGACGAGATTGGCGTGGGCCCGGGGGCACGTGGGGGCCTGTGCGGTCAAAT gcttccgGCAGCAGTTCTCCACGCAGGAGCAGCCCCCCCAGATCTGTGTGGTGGGCAGTGGACCCGCTGGCTTCTATACCGCCCAACACTTGCTAAAG CACCACCCCCGGGCCCATGTGGACATCTACGAGAAGCAGCTTGTGCCTTTCGGCCTGGTGCGCTTTGGCGTGGCGCCTGACCACCCCGAGGTGAAG AATGTCATCAACACCTTCACCCAGACGGCTCGCTCGGGCCGATGTGCCTTCCATGGCAATGTGGTGGTAGGCAGGGACGTGGCCGTGCCGGAGCTGCAAGCAGCCTACCATGCTGTGGTGCTG AGCTATGGGGCAGAGGACCATCAGGCCCTGGAAATTCCCGGTGAGGAACTGCCTGGCGTGTTTTCGGCCCGGGCCTTTGTGGGCTGGTACAACGGGCTTCCTGAGAACCGTGAG CTGGCACCAGACCTGAGCTGCGACACTGCCGTGATCCTGGGGCAAGGGAATGTGGCTCTGGATGTGGCCCGGATCCTGCTGACCCCACCTGAGTATCTGGAG AAAACAGACATCACAGAGGCTGCCCTGGGGGTACTGAGGCAGAGTCGCGTGAAGACGGTGTGGATAGTGGGCCGACGTGGACCCCTGCAAGTGGCCTTCACCATTAAG gaGCTCCGGGAGATGATTCAGTTACCAGGAACCCGGCCCATTTTGGATCCGACGGATTTCTTGGGCCTTCAGGACAGAATCAAGG AGGTCCCCCGGCCGAGGAAGCGGCTAACAGAGCTGCTGCTTCGAACGGCCACAGAGAGGCCAGGGGCCGAGGAGGCTGCCCGCCAGGCGTCGGCCTCCCGCACCTGGGGCCTCCGCTTTTTCCGAAGCCCCCAGCAGGTGCTGCCCTCACCAGATGGGCGACGGGCAGCTGGCATTCGCCTGGCAGTCACCAGACTGGAG GGTGTTGGTGAGGCTGCCCGCGCAGTACCCACTGGAGACTCGGAAGACCTCCCTTGTGGGCTGGTGCTGAGCAGCGTTGGGTATAAGAGCCGTCCCATCGACCCCAGCGTGCCCTTTGACTCCAAACGTGGGGTCATCCCCAATATGGAAGGCCGGGTTATAGATGTGCCAG GCCTCTACTGTAGCGGCTGGGTGAAGCGGGGACCCACAGGGGTCATTGCCACTACCATGACCGACAGCTTCCTCACCGGCCAGATGCTACTGCAGGACCTGAAGGCTGGGCTGCTGCCACTGGGTCCCAGGCCTGGCTATGCGGCCATCGAGGCCCTGCTCAGCAGCCGAG GGGTCCGGCCTGTGTCTTTCTCGGACTGGGAGAAGCTGGATGCCGAGGAGGTGTCCCGGGGCAAGGGTGCTGGGAAGCCCAGAGAGAAGCTGCTGGATCCCCAGGAGATGCTGCGGCTGCTGGGGCGCTGA
- the FDXR gene encoding NADPH:adrenodoxin oxidoreductase, mitochondrial isoform X2, whose amino-acid sequence MAPRCWRWWPWSAWRRARPPPAGSTPSFRQQFSTQEQPPQICVVGSGPAGFYTAQHLLKHHPRAHVDIYEKQLVPFGLVRFGVAPDHPEVKNVINTFTQTARSGRCAFHGNVVVGRDVAVPELQAAYHAVVLSYGAEDHQALEIPGEELPGVFSARAFVGWYNGLPENRELAPDLSCDTAVILGQGNVALDVARILLTPPEYLEKTDITEAALGVLRQSRVKTVWIVGRRGPLQVAFTIKELREMIQLPGTRPILDPTDFLGLQDRIKEVPRPRKRLTELLLRTATERPGAEEAARQASASRTWGLRFFRSPQQVLPSPDGRRAAGIRLAVTRLEGVGEAARAVPTGDSEDLPCGLVLSSVGYKSRPIDPSVPFDSKRGVIPNMEGRVIDVPGLYCSGWVKRGPTGVIATTMTDSFLTGQMLLQDLKAGLLPLGPRPGYAAIEALLSSRGVRPVSFSDWEKLDAEEVSRGKGAGKPREKLLDPQEMLRLLGR is encoded by the exons ATGGCTCCGCGTTGCTGGCGCTGGTGGCCCTGGTCGGCGTGGCGTCGGGCCCGGCCGCCTCCCGCCGGGAGCACCCCGA gcttccgGCAGCAGTTCTCCACGCAGGAGCAGCCCCCCCAGATCTGTGTGGTGGGCAGTGGACCCGCTGGCTTCTATACCGCCCAACACTTGCTAAAG CACCACCCCCGGGCCCATGTGGACATCTACGAGAAGCAGCTTGTGCCTTTCGGCCTGGTGCGCTTTGGCGTGGCGCCTGACCACCCCGAGGTGAAG AATGTCATCAACACCTTCACCCAGACGGCTCGCTCGGGCCGATGTGCCTTCCATGGCAATGTGGTGGTAGGCAGGGACGTGGCCGTGCCGGAGCTGCAAGCAGCCTACCATGCTGTGGTGCTG AGCTATGGGGCAGAGGACCATCAGGCCCTGGAAATTCCCGGTGAGGAACTGCCTGGCGTGTTTTCGGCCCGGGCCTTTGTGGGCTGGTACAACGGGCTTCCTGAGAACCGTGAG CTGGCACCAGACCTGAGCTGCGACACTGCCGTGATCCTGGGGCAAGGGAATGTGGCTCTGGATGTGGCCCGGATCCTGCTGACCCCACCTGAGTATCTGGAG AAAACAGACATCACAGAGGCTGCCCTGGGGGTACTGAGGCAGAGTCGCGTGAAGACGGTGTGGATAGTGGGCCGACGTGGACCCCTGCAAGTGGCCTTCACCATTAAG gaGCTCCGGGAGATGATTCAGTTACCAGGAACCCGGCCCATTTTGGATCCGACGGATTTCTTGGGCCTTCAGGACAGAATCAAGG AGGTCCCCCGGCCGAGGAAGCGGCTAACAGAGCTGCTGCTTCGAACGGCCACAGAGAGGCCAGGGGCCGAGGAGGCTGCCCGCCAGGCGTCGGCCTCCCGCACCTGGGGCCTCCGCTTTTTCCGAAGCCCCCAGCAGGTGCTGCCCTCACCAGATGGGCGACGGGCAGCTGGCATTCGCCTGGCAGTCACCAGACTGGAG GGTGTTGGTGAGGCTGCCCGCGCAGTACCCACTGGAGACTCGGAAGACCTCCCTTGTGGGCTGGTGCTGAGCAGCGTTGGGTATAAGAGCCGTCCCATCGACCCCAGCGTGCCCTTTGACTCCAAACGTGGGGTCATCCCCAATATGGAAGGCCGGGTTATAGATGTGCCAG GCCTCTACTGTAGCGGCTGGGTGAAGCGGGGACCCACAGGGGTCATTGCCACTACCATGACCGACAGCTTCCTCACCGGCCAGATGCTACTGCAGGACCTGAAGGCTGGGCTGCTGCCACTGGGTCCCAGGCCTGGCTATGCGGCCATCGAGGCCCTGCTCAGCAGCCGAG GGGTCCGGCCTGTGTCTTTCTCGGACTGGGAGAAGCTGGATGCCGAGGAGGTGTCCCGGGGCAAGGGTGCTGGGAAGCCCAGAGAGAAGCTGCTGGATCCCCAGGAGATGCTGCGGCTGCTGGGGCGCTGA